A stretch of the Dyella telluris genome encodes the following:
- the ppsR gene encoding posphoenolpyruvate synthetase regulatory kinase/phosphorylase PpsR: MQRTVFYISDSTGITAETIGNSILAQFEGVQFDKHRLPFIDDAQKAEAAALRIKTRYAQTGERPIVVNTMASRDLCEIVAESGALMLDVFAPFIGPLEEELGAKRSGAVNRSHGLVDFDKYEARINATNYALSHDDGIDVDYAQADLILVGVSRSGKTPTCLYMALHYGVSAANYPLTDDDLDKLELPARLRPYKDRLFGLTIDPQRLAQIREQRRAGSRYATLEQCRWELAQAEKLMRRESIPNLNTTHVSIEEIASKIFDRFGIERTMF, encoded by the coding sequence ATGCAAAGAACCGTCTTCTATATCTCCGATTCCACTGGTATTACCGCCGAGACGATCGGGAACAGTATCCTGGCCCAGTTCGAGGGGGTGCAGTTCGACAAGCACCGCTTGCCCTTCATCGATGATGCCCAGAAGGCCGAGGCTGCCGCATTGCGCATCAAGACCCGGTATGCGCAGACCGGCGAGCGGCCGATCGTGGTGAACACCATGGCCTCGCGCGACCTGTGCGAGATCGTGGCCGAGAGCGGGGCCCTGATGCTAGACGTGTTTGCGCCCTTCATCGGTCCGCTGGAAGAGGAGTTGGGCGCCAAGCGTTCAGGGGCGGTGAACCGCTCCCATGGCCTAGTGGACTTCGACAAGTACGAGGCTCGCATCAATGCCACCAACTACGCGCTTTCCCATGACGACGGCATCGACGTGGATTACGCGCAGGCGGACCTGATCCTGGTGGGTGTATCCCGATCCGGCAAAACGCCCACCTGCCTCTACATGGCCTTGCATTACGGGGTGAGCGCCGCCAATTACCCCCTGACCGACGACGACCTGGACAAACTCGAATTGCCGGCGCGACTGCGCCCCTACAAGGATCGGCTGTTCGGTCTCACTATTGATCCGCAACGGCTGGCGCAGATCCGCGAACAGCGGCGCGCCGGCAGTCGTTATGCCACGCTGGAGCAGTGCCGTTGGGAGTTGGCGCAGGCCGAGAAGCTGATGCGGCGTGAAAGCATCCCCAACCTCAATACCACCCACGTCTCCATCGAGGAGATTGCCAGCAAGATCTTCGACCGCTTCGGTATCGAGCGGACCATGTTCTAA
- the ppsA gene encoding phosphoenolpyruvate synthase, whose product MNDLVLWLDTLRMTDLGKVGGKNASLGEMIGNLAKLGVSVPGGFATTADAFQQYLDKSGVAKRIQERLATLDVDDVMALTAAGKEIREWVTETPLPADLDNAIRDAYAKLCKDAGAENIAVAVRSSATAEDLPDASFAGQQETFLNVVGIEDVLHKVKEVFASLYNDRAIAYRVHQGFKHEDVFLSAGVQLMVRSDVGASGVLFTLDTESGFRDVVFVTGSYGLGEMVVQGAVNPDEFYVFKPTLKAGKPAVLRRSLGAKQQRMVYSSAPGERVKIEETPAELRNTFCITDADVEELSRQALIIEQHYGRPMDVEWAKDGNTGKLYIVQARPETVKSRAHATQLERFHLNEKGNVLAEGRAIGQKIGSGKARVIRSLADMNKVQPGDVLIADMTDPDWEPVMKRAAAIVTNRGGRTCHAAIIARELGVPAVVGTGNALNTIPDGAEVTVSCAEGDTGTIYEGLLKFDRVTADLGDMPEAPLKIMMNVANPERAFDFGMLPNAGIGLARLEMIIASHIGVHPKALLEYAKQDAQTKAKIDERMAGYADPVSFYVDRLAEGIATIAASVYPKPVIVRLSDFKSNEYAGLIGGSRYEPHEENPMIGYRGASRYVDPGFAESFSLECKAVKRVREVMGLDNVWVMIPFVRTLGEGRKVIEVLGKNGLKQGEHDLKVIMMCEVPSNALLADEFLEIFDGFSIGSNDLTQLTLGLDRDSSIVANLFDERDPAVKKLLALAIKTAREKGKYVGICGQGPSDHPDLAEWLMDQGIESVSLNPDTVVDTWLRLAKRKAA is encoded by the coding sequence TTGAACGATCTGGTGCTTTGGCTCGACACGCTGCGCATGACCGACCTGGGCAAGGTGGGCGGCAAGAATGCGTCGCTGGGCGAGATGATCGGCAATCTCGCCAAACTCGGCGTGTCCGTGCCCGGTGGTTTTGCGACCACCGCTGATGCGTTCCAGCAGTACCTCGACAAGAGCGGCGTGGCCAAGCGTATCCAGGAGCGCCTGGCGACCCTGGACGTGGACGACGTGATGGCCCTGACCGCCGCCGGCAAGGAAATCCGCGAGTGGGTCACCGAAACCCCGCTGCCGGCCGACCTGGACAACGCCATCCGCGACGCCTACGCCAAGCTCTGCAAGGATGCCGGCGCCGAGAACATCGCCGTGGCCGTGCGCTCCTCGGCGACCGCCGAAGACCTGCCGGATGCCTCCTTCGCCGGCCAGCAGGAAACCTTCCTCAACGTGGTCGGCATCGAGGACGTACTGCACAAGGTGAAGGAAGTCTTCGCCTCGCTGTACAACGACCGCGCCATCGCCTACCGCGTGCACCAGGGCTTCAAGCACGAGGACGTGTTCCTCTCCGCCGGCGTGCAGCTGATGGTGCGCTCCGACGTGGGCGCCTCCGGCGTGCTGTTCACGCTGGACACCGAGTCGGGCTTCCGCGACGTAGTGTTCGTCACCGGCTCCTACGGCCTGGGCGAAATGGTTGTGCAGGGCGCGGTGAACCCCGATGAGTTCTACGTGTTCAAGCCCACGCTGAAAGCCGGCAAGCCGGCCGTGCTGCGTCGCAGCCTTGGCGCCAAGCAGCAGCGCATGGTCTATTCCAGCGCCCCCGGCGAACGCGTGAAGATCGAGGAAACCCCGGCCGAGCTGCGCAACACGTTCTGCATCACCGACGCGGACGTGGAGGAGCTCTCCAGGCAGGCGCTGATCATCGAGCAGCACTACGGTCGCCCGATGGACGTGGAATGGGCGAAGGATGGCAACACCGGCAAGCTGTACATCGTGCAGGCCCGCCCGGAGACCGTGAAATCGCGCGCGCACGCCACCCAGCTTGAGCGCTTCCACCTCAACGAGAAGGGCAATGTGCTGGCCGAGGGTCGCGCCATCGGCCAGAAGATCGGCTCCGGCAAAGCCCGCGTGATCCGCTCGCTGGCCGACATGAACAAGGTGCAGCCGGGCGACGTGCTGATCGCCGACATGACCGACCCCGATTGGGAGCCGGTGATGAAGCGCGCCGCCGCCATCGTCACCAACCGCGGCGGCCGCACCTGCCATGCCGCCATCATCGCTCGCGAGCTGGGCGTGCCGGCCGTGGTCGGCACGGGCAATGCGCTGAACACCATTCCGGACGGCGCGGAAGTCACCGTGTCCTGCGCGGAAGGCGACACCGGCACCATTTACGAAGGCCTGCTGAAGTTCGACCGCGTAACGGCCGACCTGGGCGACATGCCCGAGGCGCCGCTCAAGATCATGATGAACGTGGCCAACCCGGAGCGTGCCTTCGACTTCGGCATGCTGCCGAACGCCGGCATCGGCCTGGCCCGCCTGGAAATGATCATCGCCAGCCACATCGGCGTGCACCCCAAGGCGTTGTTGGAATACGCCAAGCAGGATGCCCAGACCAAGGCGAAGATCGACGAGCGGATGGCCGGCTATGCCGACCCGGTGTCGTTCTACGTAGATCGCCTGGCCGAAGGCATCGCCACCATCGCCGCCTCGGTGTACCCCAAGCCGGTGATCGTGCGCCTGTCCGACTTCAAGTCGAATGAATACGCCGGCCTCATCGGCGGTTCGCGCTACGAGCCGCATGAAGAGAACCCGATGATCGGCTACCGCGGCGCCAGTCGTTACGTCGACCCGGGCTTCGCCGAGTCGTTCTCGCTGGAGTGCAAGGCGGTGAAGCGCGTACGCGAAGTGATGGGCCTGGACAACGTGTGGGTGATGATTCCGTTCGTGCGCACGCTGGGCGAAGGCCGCAAGGTCATCGAAGTACTGGGCAAGAACGGCCTCAAGCAGGGCGAGCATGACCTGAAGGTCATCATGATGTGCGAAGTGCCGTCCAACGCGCTGCTCGCCGATGAGTTCCTGGAGATCTTCGACGGCTTCTCCATCGGCTCCAACGATCTGACCCAGCTCACCCTGGGCCTTGATCGCGATTCCAGCATCGTCGCCAACCTCTTCGACGAGCGCGACCCGGCAGTGAAGAAGCTGCTGGCACTGGCCATCAAGACCGCTCGCGAAAAGGGCAAGTACGTCGGCATTTGCGGCCAGGGCCCATCCGACCATCCGGACCTTGCCGAATGGCTGATGGATCAGGGCATCGAGTCGGTGTCGCTCAACCCAGACACGGTGGTCGACACCTGGCTGCGTTTGGCCAAGCGCAAGGCCGCCTGA
- a CDS encoding nuclear transport factor 2 family protein codes for MKAAYTLLLAVSVTSPVDTPASPRSVVLAMFDAFNRHDADAMARLYAENATLSSSDFCAQRAGRAEVARTYRRLFLAFPDIRDEVESMVVQDGQVAMRFVARSAAGVSPLHLPISTFLVVRQGQIVSDDSTFDTAGRPCSR; via the coding sequence ATGAAAGCCGCCTACACCCTGCTGTTAGCCGTTTCGGTGACTTCACCGGTCGATACACCGGCTTCGCCCCGTTCGGTGGTGCTGGCCATGTTCGACGCCTTTAATCGCCACGACGCCGATGCCATGGCGAGGCTTTATGCGGAAAACGCGACGCTCTCTTCGTCGGACTTCTGTGCGCAACGAGCGGGGAGGGCAGAGGTAGCCCGGACTTATCGTCGGCTCTTCTTGGCATTCCCGGATATACGGGACGAGGTGGAGAGCATGGTGGTGCAGGATGGCCAGGTCGCCATGCGCTTTGTTGCACGCAGTGCGGCAGGCGTTTCGCCGCTGCACCTGCCGATCTCGACGTTTCTGGTCGTACGGCAGGGCCAGATTGTGTCCGATGACAGTACCTTCGATACGGCGGGTCGTCCCTGTTCGCGCTGA
- the lepB gene encoding signal peptidase I, translating to MRHLTRLLADNKGFLTFMLCMFMFRSAVADWNVVPTGSMQPTIDIGDRIVVDKAAYDLRLPFTHVSLVHRADPQRGDIVVLDSSAAGERLVKRVIGIPGDQIALIQNHLYVNGKAADYRPIQVTGIRDDREDPALYAIEDVGGTHHAVRWSLAAKGHTRDFGPVTVPAHQYLLLGDNRDNSADSRYFGFFPRSEITGRATRVAMSLDPANHYLPRGNRWGAALR from the coding sequence ATGCGACACCTGACACGGCTGTTGGCAGACAACAAGGGCTTCCTCACCTTCATGCTCTGCATGTTCATGTTCCGCAGCGCGGTCGCGGACTGGAACGTCGTACCGACCGGCTCCATGCAACCCACCATCGACATTGGCGACCGCATCGTCGTCGACAAGGCGGCCTATGACCTCCGCCTGCCCTTCACCCACGTCTCGCTGGTGCATCGCGCCGATCCTCAGCGAGGCGACATCGTGGTGCTGGATTCCAGCGCCGCCGGCGAGCGCCTGGTCAAGCGCGTCATAGGGATCCCGGGCGATCAGATCGCACTGATCCAGAACCACCTGTATGTAAATGGCAAGGCTGCGGATTACCGCCCCATCCAGGTCACCGGCATCCGCGACGATCGAGAAGACCCTGCCCTCTACGCCATCGAAGACGTTGGCGGGACACACCATGCCGTGCGCTGGTCACTCGCCGCCAAGGGCCACACTCGCGACTTCGGCCCCGTGACAGTCCCCGCCCACCAGTACCTGCTGCTCGGCGACAACCGCGACAACAGCGCGGACTCACGCTATTTCGGGTTCTTTCCCCGGAGCGAGATCACAGGCCGCGCGACCCGGGTCGCCATGTCGCTAGACCCGGCCAACCACTACCTGCCCCGTGGAAACCGCTGGGGCGCCGCCCTGCGCTAG
- a CDS encoding PP2C family protein-serine/threonine phosphatase: MIEFGHGTHVGLRRTRNEDTYYADASLGLFLVADGMGGHQHGEVASALVRDAVADLVTRGHSLVEAVRAADERLIQHSRSFKDARPMGTTIAALRLHADSYEVVWVGDSRVYLWQKSLRQVSHDHSLVQELVEAGTLDPAQAARHPHRNVITQALGITAAEQLHIGMARGKLEHGMSFLLCSDGLTEEVGDAAIATIVSRQDLSAQESVEHLLLAALDGGGSDNVTTILARIN, translated from the coding sequence ATGATCGAGTTTGGACACGGAACCCACGTCGGCTTGCGCCGCACGCGCAACGAAGACACCTACTACGCCGACGCTTCGCTTGGCCTCTTTCTCGTGGCCGACGGCATGGGTGGCCATCAGCATGGCGAGGTGGCATCCGCCCTGGTGCGTGACGCCGTCGCCGACCTGGTCACCCGCGGCCACAGCCTGGTGGAAGCCGTGCGCGCGGCGGACGAACGATTGATCCAGCACAGCCGAAGCTTCAAGGATGCGCGCCCGATGGGTACCACCATCGCCGCCCTGCGCCTGCATGCGGACAGCTACGAAGTGGTGTGGGTGGGCGACAGTCGCGTCTACCTCTGGCAGAAGTCACTGCGCCAGGTCAGTCACGATCATTCACTGGTGCAGGAACTGGTAGAGGCGGGAACGCTGGACCCTGCGCAGGCTGCACGCCATCCGCATCGCAACGTGATTACCCAGGCACTGGGGATTACGGCCGCCGAACAGCTGCACATCGGCATGGCGCGCGGCAAGCTGGAACACGGCATGTCGTTCCTGCTCTGCAGCGACGGACTCACCGAAGAAGTGGGCGATGCCGCCATTGCGACCATCGTGTCGCGTCAGGACTTGTCCGCCCAGGAGAGCGTGGAGCACCTGCTGCTCGCCGCGCTCGATGGCGGCGGCAGCGACAACGTGACGACCATCCTCGCCCGCATCAACTGA
- the dnaQ gene encoding DNA polymerase III subunit epsilon, producing MRQIVLDTETTGLEVRQGHRLIEIACVEMIERRPTGRYYQTYLNPDRAIDEGARQVTGIEDEFLLDKPRFPDVVDEFLAFIDGAEVIIHNATFDVGFINGELARLGESFGRLEDRCSVLDTLVMARERYPGQRNSLDALCKRLGVDNSARDLHGGLIDAQLLADVYIAMTSGQVVLDLGFEGAQEQGAAVALGPMVLDRRPRVLRADADESAAHEKRLDSLDKSAGGTSVWRREDAPAVH from the coding sequence ATGAGGCAGATCGTGCTCGATACCGAGACCACGGGTCTCGAAGTCCGCCAGGGCCATCGGCTGATCGAAATCGCCTGCGTGGAGATGATCGAGCGTCGTCCCACCGGGCGCTATTACCAGACGTACCTCAACCCCGATCGCGCCATTGACGAAGGCGCGCGGCAGGTCACGGGTATCGAAGACGAGTTCCTGCTCGACAAGCCGCGTTTCCCGGATGTGGTGGATGAGTTCCTCGCCTTCATCGATGGCGCGGAAGTGATCATTCACAACGCCACGTTCGACGTGGGCTTCATCAACGGTGAACTGGCGCGACTGGGCGAATCGTTCGGGCGCCTGGAAGACCGTTGCAGCGTGCTCGATACGCTGGTGATGGCGCGCGAGCGCTATCCCGGCCAGCGCAACAGCCTCGATGCGCTCTGCAAGCGCCTGGGTGTCGACAATTCCGCGCGCGACCTGCACGGCGGCCTGATCGACGCGCAGCTGCTGGCGGATGTGTATATCGCCATGACCTCTGGCCAGGTCGTGCTTGATCTTGGCTTCGAGGGTGCGCAGGAGCAGGGTGCTGCCGTGGCACTGGGGCCGATGGTGCTTGATCGCCGGCCGCGTGTGCTGCGCGCCGATGCCGATGAATCGGCCGCTCACGAGAAGCGACTGGATTCACTGGACAAGAGTGCGGGTGGAACGTCGGTGTGGCGGCGCGAGGACGCACCTGCCGTTCACTGA
- the rnhA gene encoding ribonuclease HI: protein MTEVEAFTDGACLGNPGPGGWAALLRAKGSERMLSGGEPDTTNNRMELMAAIAALEALTRPCKVALTTDSKYVMQGIEQWVPKWRANGWKTADKKPVKNQDLWERLSNATQAHQVRWHWVRGHNGHVENERVDVAAREEAEKFRSKA from the coding sequence ATGACTGAAGTGGAAGCTTTTACCGATGGCGCGTGCCTCGGCAATCCGGGGCCTGGCGGCTGGGCCGCACTGCTGCGCGCGAAAGGATCGGAGCGCATGCTCTCAGGTGGTGAGCCGGACACCACCAATAATCGCATGGAGCTGATGGCCGCCATTGCGGCGCTCGAAGCGCTCACGCGTCCGTGCAAGGTGGCGTTGACCACCGACTCGAAGTACGTGATGCAGGGCATCGAGCAGTGGGTACCCAAGTGGCGCGCCAACGGCTGGAAAACCGCCGACAAGAAACCGGTGAAGAACCAGGATCTGTGGGAGCGGTTGTCCAACGCGACGCAGGCGCATCAGGTGCGCTGGCATTGGGTGCGTGGTCATAACGGTCACGTGGAGAACGAGCGCGTGGATGTCGCGGCGCGCGAAGAGGCAGAGAAATTCAGGAGCAAGGCATGA
- a CDS encoding methyltransferase domain-containing protein, which produces MSQRDQDIYSSAPLRSLLAAETAALAPGLQRCSGPHALLVSAAVDDMPPVLPLLGNWTRLSVADQRYGGDVKARLDESLPFIDDAFDLVLLRHALEVSGTPQEMLEEASRVLAPGGVLALTGLHPFSAWLPWMMWRTRGHSPTMHSPLLLERWVRRHELDIERIERVGRSWPGRHTGIDASSAFGGGYLLIARKRRRMAAPIRLKPKALPATVNVGLAPGARRNVAS; this is translated from the coding sequence CAGCGTGACCAAGACATCTACAGCAGCGCCCCTCTGCGCAGCCTGCTGGCCGCGGAAACAGCTGCCCTGGCACCGGGTCTGCAGCGCTGCAGCGGCCCTCATGCACTGCTGGTCAGCGCGGCCGTGGACGATATGCCCCCCGTTCTCCCGCTGCTGGGCAACTGGACTCGCCTGAGCGTGGCGGACCAGCGCTACGGCGGGGACGTGAAGGCTCGTCTGGACGAATCACTGCCGTTCATCGATGACGCCTTCGACCTGGTGCTGCTGCGCCATGCGCTCGAAGTATCCGGCACGCCCCAGGAGATGCTGGAGGAGGCCTCGCGCGTGCTGGCGCCGGGCGGTGTGCTGGCGCTGACTGGGCTGCATCCGTTCAGCGCCTGGCTGCCCTGGATGATGTGGCGCACGCGCGGCCATTCGCCCACGATGCATTCACCCCTGCTGCTGGAGCGCTGGGTGCGGCGCCACGAACTGGATATCGAACGCATCGAGCGGGTGGGGCGGTCCTGGCCGGGTCGCCACACAGGCATCGATGCATCCAGCGCTTTCGGTGGCGGCTACCTGTTGATTGCGCGCAAGCGGCGACGCATGGCGGCCCCCATCCGACTTAAACCCAAAGCCTTGCCGGCCACGGTCAACGTGGGCCTGGCACCGGGTGCCCGACGCAACGTGGCATCCTGA